A genomic region of Pradoshia eiseniae contains the following coding sequences:
- the codY gene encoding GTP-sensing pleiotropic transcriptional regulator CodY, whose translation MDLLNKTRKINSMLQQTGGKPVNFKEMAESLSEVINSNVFVVSRRGKLLGFQINQQIENDRMKKMLEDRQFPEDYTNNLFNIKETSSNIDINSEYTAFPVENKDLFKTGLTTIIPIVGGGERLGTLILSRVEQQFSDDDLILGEYGATVVGMEILREKAEEIEEEARSKAVVQMAISSLSYSELEAIEHIFEELKGNEGLLVASKIADRVGITRSVIVNALRKLESAGVIESRSLGMKGTYIKVLNTKFLNELESLKR comes from the coding sequence ATGGATTTACTAAACAAGACAAGAAAAATTAACTCAATGCTTCAGCAAACTGGAGGTAAACCAGTTAACTTTAAGGAAATGGCAGAAAGCTTAAGCGAAGTAATCAATTCGAACGTTTTCGTGGTAAGCCGCAGAGGGAAGCTGCTTGGTTTCCAAATCAATCAGCAAATTGAAAATGACCGTATGAAGAAAATGCTCGAAGACCGCCAATTCCCAGAGGACTACACAAACAATCTTTTCAATATTAAAGAAACATCCTCTAATATTGATATTAACAGCGAATATACAGCATTCCCGGTTGAAAACAAAGACTTGTTCAAAACAGGCTTGACGACAATCATTCCAATCGTAGGCGGCGGTGAGCGTCTTGGAACACTTATTCTGTCCCGTGTCGAGCAGCAATTCTCTGATGATGATCTTATCCTTGGTGAATACGGTGCGACAGTTGTAGGAATGGAAATCCTACGCGAGAAGGCAGAAGAAATCGAAGAGGAAGCAAGAAGCAAAGCGGTTGTTCAAATGGCAATCAGCTCCCTTTCTTACAGTGAATTAGAAGCAATTGAACATATCTTTGAAGAGTTAAAAGGTAATGAAGGCCTATTGGTTGCATCCAAGATAGCTGATCGTGTAGGAATCACGCGTTCTGTTATCGTCAATGCACTTAGAAAGCTTGAGAGTGCCGGTGTTATCGAATCACGCTCTTTAGGTATGAAAGGAACATACATTAAAGTATTGAATACTAAATTCTTAAATGAGCTTGAAAGCTTAAAGCGTTAA
- the hslU gene encoding HslU--HslV peptidase ATPase subunit has product MKPVVRNLTPRQIVERLDQYIIGQNDAKKAVAVALRNRYRRGLLAEELRDEIVPKNILMIGPTGVGKTEIARRIAKIVKAPFVKVEATKFTEVGYVGRDVESMVRDLAETAVRLVKEERMLEVKDKAIENANTRIVEQLVPSNKKQAGFKNPLEMIFGGSSNETDSSDASEDEEKSLNEKRRVIKEKLFRGELEEEVITVEVEEQPPSMFDMLQGSGMEQMGMNMQDAFSNLMPKKQKKRKLAVKDARKVLANEEAQKLIDMDEVTQVALERAEQNGIIFIDEIDKIASKNAGGSSADVSREGVQRDILPVVEGSTVVTKYGTLKTDHVLFIAAGAFHIAKPSDLIPELQGRFPIRVELKKLSVDDFYKVLVEPDNALIKQYIALLETEGIQIEFSDEAIRRIAEVAFEVNQNTDNIGARRLHTILEKLLEDLSFEAPEITLEKILITPQYVDEKLGEISKNKDLSEFIL; this is encoded by the coding sequence ATGAAACCGGTTGTACGTAATTTAACTCCAAGACAGATTGTGGAAAGGCTCGACCAATATATAATCGGGCAAAATGATGCAAAAAAAGCGGTAGCTGTCGCCCTTCGTAACCGATATCGCCGAGGCTTGCTTGCTGAAGAGCTTCGTGACGAAATCGTTCCGAAGAATATTTTGATGATTGGGCCGACTGGTGTCGGGAAAACAGAAATCGCACGCCGAATCGCCAAAATCGTCAAAGCACCTTTCGTTAAAGTGGAAGCAACCAAATTTACGGAAGTCGGCTATGTTGGACGTGATGTGGAAAGCATGGTCAGGGATTTAGCGGAAACGGCAGTCCGGCTTGTGAAAGAAGAGAGGATGCTTGAGGTAAAAGATAAGGCGATCGAAAATGCCAATACCCGCATCGTCGAGCAACTCGTCCCATCGAATAAAAAGCAGGCCGGGTTTAAAAATCCATTAGAGATGATTTTTGGCGGCTCATCCAATGAGACAGATTCATCAGACGCAAGTGAGGATGAAGAAAAATCCCTCAATGAAAAGCGGAGAGTCATCAAGGAAAAGCTATTCAGAGGAGAGCTAGAAGAAGAGGTCATTACCGTAGAGGTGGAAGAGCAGCCCCCATCTATGTTTGATATGCTTCAAGGCTCCGGCATGGAACAGATGGGCATGAATATGCAGGATGCTTTCAGCAATCTGATGCCAAAGAAGCAGAAGAAGAGAAAGCTCGCTGTTAAGGATGCCCGAAAGGTACTTGCGAATGAAGAGGCACAAAAATTAATTGACATGGATGAAGTAACCCAAGTGGCACTGGAGCGTGCTGAGCAAAATGGAATCATCTTCATTGATGAGATTGATAAGATTGCTTCCAAAAATGCTGGCGGTTCCTCGGCCGATGTATCCAGAGAAGGTGTACAAAGGGATATTCTGCCTGTTGTTGAGGGGTCGACTGTTGTCACTAAATATGGAACCCTAAAGACAGACCATGTTTTATTTATTGCGGCAGGAGCTTTTCATATTGCTAAGCCATCTGATTTAATTCCGGAATTGCAAGGACGTTTCCCGATTCGAGTAGAATTGAAAAAGCTATCTGTTGACGATTTTTATAAAGTATTGGTTGAACCTGATAATGCGTTAATCAAACAATATATCGCTTTATTGGAAACAGAAGGTATACAAATTGAATTTTCAGACGAAGCTATTCGTAGAATAGCCGAAGTAGCATTTGAAGTGAATCAAAATACGGATAATATCGGAGCCCGCAGGCTGCATACGATTTTAGAAAAATTACTCGAGGATCTTTCCTTTGAAGCACCGGAAATCACATTAGAAAAAATCTTGATTACGCCTCAATATGTGGATGAAAAGCTCGGTGAGATTTCTAAGAACAAGGACTTAAGTGAATTTATCCTGTAA
- the hslV gene encoding ATP-dependent protease subunit HslV — MEQFHATTIFAVSHNGGYAMAGDGQVTMGNAVVMKHTARKVRKLFNGKVLAGFAGSVADAFSLFEMFESKLHEYNGNLQRAAVELAKQWRSDKVLRKLEAMLIVMDTNSMLLISGTGEVIEPDDGILAIGSGGNYALSAGRALKRFSGDKMTAREIAHASLTIASEICVYTNSNIILEEL, encoded by the coding sequence ATGGAACAATTTCACGCTACTACTATATTTGCCGTATCACATAATGGCGGATATGCCATGGCCGGAGACGGGCAAGTGACAATGGGAAATGCAGTCGTGATGAAACATACGGCAAGAAAGGTTAGAAAACTCTTTAATGGCAAGGTGCTTGCCGGCTTTGCCGGTTCAGTTGCGGATGCTTTTTCATTGTTTGAAATGTTTGAGAGCAAGTTACATGAATACAATGGAAATCTTCAAAGGGCGGCAGTAGAGCTGGCGAAACAGTGGCGCAGTGACAAAGTATTAAGAAAGTTGGAAGCCATGCTAATCGTCATGGATACGAACAGCATGCTTTTAATCTCTGGAACGGGAGAAGTCATCGAACCTGATGATGGCATTCTTGCCATCGGATCAGGAGGAAATTATGCATTGTCAGCAGGCCGTGCATTAAAACGATTCTCCGGTGATAAAATGACAGCAAGGGAAATTGCTCATGCTTCATTAACTATTGCCTCTGAAATTTGTGTATATACGAATTCAAATATCATTTTGGAAGAGCTATAA
- the xerC gene encoding tyrosine recombinase XerC produces MVNIETSIENYIKYLQIEKNYSKYTIACYRKDIQEFLLFMDEQAIPALDLVKYADTRLYITSLTEHNLSKRSISRKISCLRSFYKYLMRENIVSENPFASVSLPKREQRLPRFKYEEEMEAIFDSIDLTTDLGKRDMALVEMLYATGMRVSECCNVEMSDVDFSLMTVLAHGKGSKDRYIPFGELAKDALLDYIGHSRGKLMAKGGQSHNFLFVNQRGTPLTPRGVRYILTNMIEKACGNTNLYPHMLRHSFATHLLNNGADIRSVQELLGHSSVQSTQVYTHVTKERLREVYNNSHPRA; encoded by the coding sequence ATTGTGAACATTGAAACTTCAATAGAAAATTATATAAAGTATTTACAAATCGAAAAAAACTATTCAAAATATACTATTGCATGCTACCGAAAGGATATTCAGGAATTTCTTTTGTTCATGGATGAGCAAGCAATTCCTGCACTAGACTTAGTAAAGTATGCTGATACCCGATTATATATCACGAGTTTAACTGAACATAATTTGTCAAAAAGGAGTATAAGCAGAAAGATATCGTGCTTGCGCTCCTTTTATAAATATTTAATGCGGGAGAATATCGTATCTGAAAATCCATTTGCGAGTGTTTCGCTTCCTAAAAGAGAACAAAGACTTCCAAGATTTAAATATGAAGAAGAAATGGAAGCTATCTTTGATTCCATAGATCTAACGACCGATTTGGGAAAACGGGACATGGCATTAGTTGAGATGCTGTATGCCACGGGCATGCGGGTCAGCGAGTGTTGCAATGTTGAAATGAGCGATGTGGACTTCTCTTTAATGACTGTTCTTGCCCATGGGAAAGGAAGCAAGGACCGATATATCCCATTTGGGGAGCTTGCCAAGGATGCTTTACTCGATTATATCGGGCACTCAAGAGGCAAACTAATGGCCAAGGGTGGTCAATCGCATAATTTCTTATTTGTGAACCAGAGAGGGACACCTCTGACTCCAAGGGGAGTTCGATATATACTAACGAATATGATTGAAAAGGCATGTGGTAATACCAATTTATATCCGCATATGCTGAGGCATAGTTTCGCGACCCATTTATTGAATAATGGAGCGGATATTCGCTCGGTACAAGAGCTGCTTGGACATTCGTCCGTGCAATCTACACAAGTGTATACTCATGTGACGAAGGAAAGACTTAGAGAAGTTTATAACAATAGTCATCCCAGAGCTTAG
- the trmFO gene encoding FADH(2)-oxidizing methylenetetrahydrofolate--tRNA-(uracil(54)-C(5))-methyltransferase TrmFO — MKKSVTVVGAGLAGSEAAWQIAQRGIHVDLYEMRPVKQTPAHHTDKFAELVCSNSLRANTLTNAVGVLKEEMRHLNSLIIDSADNSSVPAGGALAVDRHEFAGRVTETLKNHPNITIHTEELTEIPTEGITIIATGPLTSEALSKEISKLTGEDYFYFYDAAAPIIEKDSIDMNKVYLKSRYDKGEAAYLNCPMTEEEFNTFYEALISAETVPLKEFEKEIFFEGCMPIEVMASRGKKTMLFGPMKPVGLEDPKTGKRPYAVVQLRQDDAAGTLYNIVGFQTHLKWGPQKEVIRLIPGLENAEIVRYGVMHRNTFINSPKVLKNTYQLRSRENLFFAGQMTGVEGYVESAASGLIAGINAARLAEGAEPIAFPTETAMGSMANYITTTNAKNFQPMNANFGLFPDLGRRIKSKQERAEAHAERALETIRNFLNSL, encoded by the coding sequence ATGAAAAAAAGTGTTACAGTAGTAGGCGCAGGGCTCGCTGGAAGTGAAGCGGCGTGGCAAATCGCCCAAAGAGGTATTCATGTGGATTTATATGAAATGAGACCAGTGAAGCAGACACCTGCTCACCATACGGATAAATTCGCTGAATTGGTATGCAGCAATTCCTTGCGCGCCAATACATTAACAAATGCAGTTGGAGTGTTAAAGGAAGAAATGCGCCATCTGAATTCCTTGATTATTGATTCAGCCGACAATAGTTCTGTACCAGCGGGTGGAGCCTTAGCTGTTGACAGACATGAGTTTGCGGGGAGGGTGACAGAGACACTAAAAAACCACCCGAATATCACGATTCATACTGAGGAATTAACTGAAATTCCAACTGAGGGAATTACGATTATTGCAACAGGTCCGCTAACGAGTGAAGCACTTTCGAAAGAGATTAGCAAGCTGACTGGAGAGGATTATTTTTATTTCTATGATGCTGCTGCGCCAATTATCGAAAAAGACAGCATAGACATGAATAAGGTGTATCTGAAATCACGTTATGATAAAGGGGAAGCGGCTTACCTCAATTGCCCGATGACCGAAGAGGAATTCAATACATTTTATGAAGCTTTAATCAGTGCAGAAACCGTCCCATTGAAAGAGTTTGAAAAGGAAATTTTCTTCGAGGGCTGTATGCCTATTGAAGTTATGGCGAGCAGAGGGAAGAAAACGATGCTATTCGGCCCGATGAAGCCAGTTGGTCTTGAAGATCCTAAGACAGGAAAAAGACCATATGCTGTCGTGCAATTGAGACAGGATGATGCTGCAGGTACGTTATATAATATTGTCGGCTTCCAAACTCATTTGAAATGGGGTCCGCAAAAGGAAGTTATCCGTTTGATTCCTGGATTAGAAAATGCTGAGATTGTTCGTTATGGGGTTATGCACCGCAATACGTTCATTAACTCTCCAAAGGTCTTAAAGAATACATACCAGCTGAGAAGTAGAGAGAATCTTTTCTTTGCGGGTCAAATGACGGGTGTAGAGGGATATGTCGAATCCGCCGCTTCTGGCTTGATAGCGGGTATCAATGCTGCGAGATTGGCTGAAGGAGCTGAGCCGATTGCGTTTCCGACAGAAACAGCGATGGGCAGTATGGCGAATTATATTACGACAACCAATGCAAAAAACTTCCAGCCGATGAACGCAAATTTCGGCCTCTTCCCAGACCTCGGAAGAAGGATTAAATCGAAACAAGAGCGTGCAGAAGCCCATGCAGAACGCGCATTAGAAACAATTCGAAACTTTTTGAATAGTTTGTAA
- the topA gene encoding type I DNA topoisomerase encodes MADYLVIVESPAKAKTIEKYLGKKYKVKASMGHVRDLPKSQTGVDVQHNYEPKYITIRGKGDVLKELKTAAKKAKKVYLAADPDREGEAIAWHLAHSLGVDINSDCRVVFNEITKDAIKESFKHPRPIKMNLVDAQQARRILDRLVGYNISPLLWKKVKKGLSAGRVQSIAVRLIIDREKEIKRFIPEEYWSINGAFLKGKKEFEASFHSFDKEKVKLSNEDDVKGILAKITGNEFTVQKVTKKERKRNPAPPFTTSSLQQEAARKLNFRAKKTMMIAQQLYEGIEIGKEGTVGLITYMRTDSTRISETAQNEARGWIGSQYGEEYHSQAPRKDKQSSGAQDAHEAVRPTSVLREPSSIKDFLSRDQYRLYKLIWERFLASQMSPAVMDTMAVDLAAGGVLFRANGSKVKFPGFMKVYVEGSDDHTEEKENLLPELSEGDVVYSKDIVPNQHFTQPPPRYTEARLVKTLEELGIGRPSTYAPTLDTIQKRGYVALDNKRFIPTELGEIVNDIMMEFFPDILDVEFTAKMESDLDHIEDGEIEWVNIIDQFYQGFEKDLEKAEVEMEKIEIKDEPTGEMCEECGSPMVYKMGRYGKFMACSNFPDCRNTKPIVKEIGVKCPKCDEGNIVERKSKKRRVFYGCDRYPTCDFVSWDKPLQRPCPKCNGPLVEKKLKKGVQVQCTNCSYKEETQV; translated from the coding sequence ATGGCGGATTATTTAGTGATTGTGGAGTCGCCTGCAAAAGCGAAAACCATAGAAAAATATTTAGGAAAAAAATATAAAGTAAAAGCATCCATGGGTCATGTTCGCGATTTGCCGAAAAGTCAAACAGGTGTGGATGTTCAACATAATTACGAACCGAAATACATTACCATTCGCGGCAAGGGTGATGTTTTGAAAGAATTGAAGACTGCTGCCAAAAAAGCAAAGAAAGTCTATCTCGCAGCCGACCCCGATCGTGAAGGGGAAGCAATTGCCTGGCATTTGGCTCATAGCCTTGGGGTTGATATTAACTCAGATTGCCGGGTTGTGTTCAATGAGATCACAAAGGATGCAATCAAGGAATCCTTTAAACATCCACGTCCCATCAAGATGAATCTTGTAGATGCCCAGCAGGCTAGACGGATTCTTGATAGATTGGTCGGATATAATATCAGCCCGCTATTATGGAAGAAAGTGAAAAAAGGATTAAGCGCCGGCCGAGTACAATCTATTGCGGTGAGACTTATCATTGATCGTGAGAAAGAAATCAAAAGGTTCATACCAGAAGAATACTGGTCCATTAATGGTGCATTCCTCAAGGGGAAAAAAGAGTTTGAGGCAAGCTTCCACTCTTTTGATAAGGAGAAGGTTAAGCTTTCAAACGAAGATGACGTAAAAGGAATCCTCGCTAAGATTACGGGGAACGAGTTTACGGTCCAAAAGGTGACGAAGAAGGAAAGGAAACGTAACCCAGCACCTCCATTCACAACCTCTTCCCTTCAACAGGAAGCAGCCCGCAAATTGAACTTCCGTGCGAAGAAAACGATGATGATTGCTCAGCAGCTTTATGAGGGAATTGAAATTGGCAAAGAAGGCACTGTCGGGTTAATTACGTATATGCGTACAGACTCGACCAGGATTTCTGAAACAGCTCAAAATGAAGCAAGAGGCTGGATTGGTTCCCAATATGGGGAAGAATACCATTCTCAAGCTCCGCGTAAAGACAAGCAAAGCAGCGGAGCCCAGGATGCCCACGAAGCGGTGCGTCCAACGAGCGTTCTAAGAGAGCCATCTTCCATCAAGGACTTCCTTTCCAGAGATCAGTACCGATTATATAAACTCATATGGGAACGTTTCCTGGCTAGCCAGATGTCACCTGCTGTCATGGATACAATGGCTGTTGATTTAGCGGCAGGGGGAGTTCTTTTCAGGGCTAATGGCTCGAAAGTAAAGTTCCCTGGTTTCATGAAGGTATATGTTGAGGGCTCAGATGACCATACTGAGGAGAAAGAGAACCTGCTGCCAGAGCTTTCTGAGGGCGATGTTGTTTACTCCAAGGATATCGTGCCGAATCAGCATTTCACTCAGCCGCCTCCGCGCTATACAGAGGCCCGTCTTGTCAAGACGTTGGAAGAACTGGGAATTGGCCGCCCATCCACTTATGCTCCGACACTTGATACGATACAAAAACGGGGATATGTCGCCCTTGATAATAAACGATTCATCCCAACTGAGCTAGGGGAGATTGTCAATGACATTATGATGGAGTTCTTCCCGGATATCCTTGATGTGGAGTTCACCGCCAAAATGGAAAGTGATCTTGACCATATTGAGGATGGCGAAATCGAATGGGTCAATATTATCGACCAATTCTACCAAGGCTTTGAGAAGGATTTAGAAAAAGCCGAGGTCGAAATGGAGAAGATTGAAATAAAGGATGAGCCGACCGGAGAAATGTGTGAGGAATGCGGCTCCCCAATGGTCTATAAGATGGGCCGCTACGGTAAATTCATGGCCTGCAGCAATTTCCCTGACTGCCGGAATACGAAACCGATCGTTAAAGAAATTGGGGTTAAATGTCCGAAATGTGATGAGGGAAACATCGTTGAAAGGAAAAGCAAGAAACGCCGAGTTTTTTATGGCTGTGACCGCTACCCGACCTGCGATTTTGTCTCCTGGGATAAACCGCTGCAGCGGCCTTGTCCAAAATGTAATGGACCGCTTGTTGAGAAGAAGCTTAAAAAAGGTGTACAGGTTCAGTGTACGAATTGCAGTTATAAAGAAGAAACCCAAGTCTAA